The following DNA comes from Castanea sativa cultivar Marrone di Chiusa Pesio chromosome 10, ASM4071231v1.
ttcatcttCTTTATATTTAccataatatttcaaaatttgatatttctttcttgttccctttaattctaaaatttttatctaaTGATACAGTTATTTATTAGTATAACCTCATACATGAATAcctgaaaataaaataagaaagtgATTAGAGATCCTTCGGGGTACATCAACGGGAGACTCTAGTACTTCAAGTCAACAATAGattttttactaaaagaaagggaaaatgtAGCTTTTAGGGTTGTTCTCtcataccattttttttttttttttaaagatccTTCATTATTTTATGCTTCTCAGGAAGGTTATCCTTCTACAAGATTGGCACGGGCATTTAATGTGAATCACCCCCCATCTACTGATTATTCTATGAACGTCAAGATCAAATCTAAGAATTTCGGGGGAGAAGATTTCTTTGGATGTGTTTCTATATAGAGATGGCGTTTGACTTCGAAATGTTTTTAGTGAGGAAGCTTGGTCGCTAGGGGTTTTCCATGCTTTTATCGCCTAACCATGTCGTTAGACTGAGCTATCCTCAGAAAATAGAAACATTAGGattctaaaaaatgaaaaacaaacaaacaaataaacatcatAGAATCACTATAGGCAATAGaaacattattatttattaataatgagCTTGATTGTCCTAAGTGTTTTCGACTGAGAAGTCTAGAGTTCAATTCTCCTCTTCCCCattgttgtaactattaaattaaaaCGCAAAAATaggttttagttagctcaactagtaaaaattctgatggttgaataaaagatttggagttcaatctcTGCCTgtactaaaaattgattagtgtcgTGGTCTGATGACAAAGAACACTCATCAGGAATGaacgctataggttgaaactctattaaaaaaagaagttaaaacgCAAAAAGAAACTATGGACTACCAAAATCGCAGCATGTGATTCTTCCCAAACTATACAGGCCTTTCCTAGAATTCCTTGAATAAGCTCTCGCACAAATTTGGTGTACTAATTTATCATTCTAACTTGAAGAACATACTGCAATACTGAGAAGCAGAAAGGTTATTGTTAATGTGCTAAACTAGCCAGATGATCTAAAAGTCAGTTAATTGATTAAAAAGTCCACAGTTAAATTTGGTAATGCCACAGCTGGTCAATTTTAAGTGCAATCTCAAGATCTTTACAGCTGGTCACTTTCACTACGGACTTTGAATTGCTACTTCTTTAAGATTTCTGTAATCCATTAACGTAGGAATTAATGCGTCATCTTGTTAAATCATGTGAAAAGTTTCAGTGACTGCCTACCGTTCAGTTTATCCGTAAGTCAAGCTTTAGAACAGGTGCCTTCCTCAAACAAGACAAATCTTCACGCCCGGTAAACTAGTCCTTTGGTGAACAATGTCATCATGTCTAAAGAGACCAAACTCGCAGAACCATTAGCTAGCACAAGATTAATTTCGTACCCTACTCTTGAGATTTTCCTTGCCACTAATCCCATGAGCTGCATTTTCTTCAcatttgagaagaaaataagaTTAGTTAGGAAAGAAATGTGATCCCAAGCTCATCTTAATTTGCCTACGGTTGCAGAGCAAAGCTTaaaacaaaaagggaaaagTGTGTTGCATTAAGAACAAGAAATCaaacatgcataaaaaaaatatcagaaATTTTGGCTTAAGAATTCCTGCAATAAAGGTATACAAGGCCACATGACCATGCTTATGAACAATGCCATTCCCACGGCACTCACCATTTAGaattaacttttattataattttttcctcCCATTGTAATTAATTCTTGACCGTCTGCTTCTAACAGGTGCACACCAGCTCTGTCCATCACCCATCCTTGCTCTGATTTTCCTGTACTCCCTTGATCTTAGAACTCCCTCCAGAATGTTTATATCCTCTCGAATTTCATGTCTGGCAAGAGATGCAAGACCAGGGAGTATGTCCTTCTGAAAATCTTTCAATCTTCTCCCCCTTCTTAACTTACAAGAAAAATCCTTTGTCTCCTTGTCATTTACTTCAAATGGCTTTGATGATACAGAATAGTCATCTGCACTGCATTCTTTTAGATTTAGAGTCATTAACTCAAAAGAATCGGAAGAATACTGTGGCTGCTCCCTTTCCTCATTTCTCATCTCATTTAGTCCCGCTCTGGTACAACAATCTTGATTACCAGATGAAATTTCCAAGGAGAAATGAACAAGTGATTCAGCTGCCATACGAATCAACACATCTGGTTCAGATGATTCTCCTTTCTTATTGAGACATCCATGTTTTGATTCACTGCTGTCAGAAGATCCTTGGTCCTGATTGCCTGATAAGGTTTCTGCAACTTGGCAGACTACATCAGTTCCAGAAAACTGATCGAAGGTAGAAAGATTTGAACTTACCTTTTCAATTCCAGATTGCATAGTCTTTATACTACTGGAATCATTCTCAACATTGCAGTGGGACTTGCATGAAGCAGGAGACATGTTGCCACATccaccttgaactgtaacttgACTTTGTTCAGAACCTGAAAGTATAATATTCTCGACTTTGTTCTTCTCAAAGTTTATTTGTCCATTAGCTAGACATGTGTAATTTGAGTCACCTAAAATATCACTTGAAAGTTCTGACATGAAcctaaaattttcattcttagGGTCACTACTGTCGCTACCAAGGTCTCCACGAAGGCCTGGTGGGGCCCTGGAGATAGCCTCAACACCTGAAAGCCCCACTTCACTTCCACCCCCTCCATCAAACTTGGAATTTCTAGCCCAAATTTCTGTTCTCTTGCTTTTGCTGTTGAAATCTATTAAGGGAGAATTCACTGCATCATCTTGGTGAAACATGTCAGAGGTTTCATTCAAGcaattattgttttcttttctcctaGACATGGACACACAAGTATCCTGAACCCTGCCAACTTGTTCAATGAAAACATGCGGTGAACTAGCTGTTGAAGGATGGGCCACAACAAGATCATTAGAGTAAGAAGAGGAGTCATCAAGCTGAACTTTGTTAAGGTCCACATTTGCTGCTTTAAATGAAGTAGGCAATTGCATCTTGGTGGATGGATTGGTACTTGGGACACCAACATGGCAATTGTTAAATCCTGAAGAAAAGGACAAACAAATAAAGGCTGAATCCTAATGACTAAACATATACACAAAATCGCAAAAGGCTACATGTTCAGGAGTATGATTTCACGTCTATCACACTAAAACCACAATCATATAGATAAATCAACAGTACCTTTCTTGAAAGAGTTCATCTCTTGACAGCACTTGCTGTCATCTAGGAGAGGGTGACTGTCCGCAATCTCATATGGTAAATCTTTCTTCACACAGCTTGAGATGACCAGATCAGAAAGTACAGAATCTGACTCATGCTTGCCTCCAAAGTTATTAGTCAGAGCAGCAAAGCTTAAGGAAGGTGCATGTTTTTCATCCTCATTTGATATCCCCTCACTAGACTCTTCTAAATCAATAATATCGTGGGTGGAGGAATGAGCTTTTTTACTGAACCAAATTCTCTTAGCACTCCTCTTTCTCCAATTGTCCTCGCCTGTACTCAGAGAAAGGTTCAACTCTGGATCTGAGACATTACCACCACACACACAAATCTTAGCATTCAATATTTCCTTTATCTGATTGTAAATATTCCTTTTCTTTGAAAGATCCTTACCAACATGGCTAGTGTACTGGTCAGCAGAGAGTTGAAGATCTAAAGGCTTCTGCCAAAGCTTAGAGTACATACCCTGGTGCCCTTCAAACAGCACGTGGCTTCTAGCTTGTGTTGAGTCCTCCTGAAAGACAAGCTTGCAACATTTAACACTAGAAAACCACATATCAACGAAAGGTCAGTCAGTAGGGCAGTATAGATATAATAAATTCACAACCATCTAATATCCAGGTAAGAGCATATAATAACCTTATGACTGAATTTTAGGTCACTTCAAAATATAATGACAATTTTTAATCCAGATCTTCTTAAATAGACATTCAAGTGGTAACTCCAGATATCCTGGAATTTATGCCATGAAGAAACTACTAAAAAAAGGGAATAAGAAACTTCTGCCCCATTACTATAATATCACTTTTCAGTTCTGAAAGTGAGTGGCTTCCAATTACCATGGGAATTGAGGAAAATGTTGTTTCTTTTGCAAATGGTTTATATCTCCCTAGATTTGTAGAAGGTATCAGTGTTGATTGGGTGCTTGCTTTCCTTGAATTGTATCTATCAAACTCCTTCCAGGAAAGATTCTCCATCTGTGTCTTCTGTATAGTATATAATCGATGAAGTTCCTCAACCTAAAGATTAAACAATAGCAAGAAATATAAGTAAATATTAAGGAAGTcatggtttcttttttcttgaaaataaatacATGCATGTGCCCATTGCTACACAGGTCACTAGGAGCCATATTTTGAAGAGGAAATCCCAAATATCTCTGAAGTCAGTCATATTAAGCTGCTAGTGATCAAGGTATGATTCATATAATTGGGAAGAAATCGCCACCAAATCGAGCATTTgaccaaaaacaaattcaaatcatTTACATATAATCAGACAATGAAGACATAATTGTGTCAAATAAGGACACATGACCCTGAAGTCAACACATAACTCagcgaaaaagaaaaagaaaaagtcaacACATAACTCAGTCCGCATAGTGATGGTGCCCACATACCTGCTTCCTAAACATAACCTCCTGGTCAAGCATAGTCTTCTTCAGAACTTCTTTGAGCGATTCAGTATATATTTGTGCTGAATTCAGATCAAAATCTGCTTGCATCAAC
Coding sequences within:
- the LOC142613763 gene encoding uncharacterized protein LOC142613763 isoform X2, with protein sequence MYSKLWQKPLDLQLSADQYTSHVDPELNLSLSTGEDNWRKRSAKRIWFSKKAHSSTHDIIDLEESSEGISNEDEKHAPSLSFAALTNNFGGKHESDSVLSDLVISSCVKKDLPYEIADSHPLLDDSKCCQEMNSFKKGFNNCHVGVPSTNPSTKMQLPTSFKAANVDLNKVQLDDSSSYSNDLVVAHPSTASSPHVFIEQVGRVQDTCVSMSRRKENNNCLNETSDMFHQDDAVNSPLIDFNSKSKRTEIWARNSKFDGGGGSEVGLSGVEAISRAPPGLRGDLGSDSSDPKNENFRFMSELSSDILGDSNYTCLANGQINFEKNKVENIILSGSEQSQVTVQGGCGNMSPASCKSHCNVENDSSSIKTMQSGIEKVSSNLSTFDQFSGTDVVCQVAETLSGNQDQGSSDSSESKHGCLNKKGESSEPDVLIRMAAESLVHFSLEISSGNQDCCTRAGLNEMRNEEREQPQYSSDSFELMTLNLKECSADDYSVSSKPFEVNDKETKDFSCKLRRGRRLKDFQKDILPGLASLARHEIREDINILEGVLRSREYRKIRARMGDGQSWCAPVRSRRSRINYNGRKKL
- the LOC142613763 gene encoding uncharacterized protein LOC142613763 isoform X1 → MCSFSNLGEDIMLMQADFDLNSAQIYTESLKEVLKKTMLDQEVMFRKQVEELHRLYTIQKTQMENLSWKEFDRYNSRKASTQSTLIPSTNLGRYKPFAKETTFSSIPMEDSTQARSHVLFEGHQGMYSKLWQKPLDLQLSADQYTSHVDPELNLSLSTGEDNWRKRSAKRIWFSKKAHSSTHDIIDLEESSEGISNEDEKHAPSLSFAALTNNFGGKHESDSVLSDLVISSCVKKDLPYEIADSHPLLDDSKCCQEMNSFKKGFNNCHVGVPSTNPSTKMQLPTSFKAANVDLNKVQLDDSSSYSNDLVVAHPSTASSPHVFIEQVGRVQDTCVSMSRRKENNNCLNETSDMFHQDDAVNSPLIDFNSKSKRTEIWARNSKFDGGGGSEVGLSGVEAISRAPPGLRGDLGSDSSDPKNENFRFMSELSSDILGDSNYTCLANGQINFEKNKVENIILSGSEQSQVTVQGGCGNMSPASCKSHCNVENDSSSIKTMQSGIEKVSSNLSTFDQFSGTDVVCQVAETLSGNQDQGSSDSSESKHGCLNKKGESSEPDVLIRMAAESLVHFSLEISSGNQDCCTRAGLNEMRNEEREQPQYSSDSFELMTLNLKECSADDYSVSSKPFEVNDKETKDFSCKLRRGRRLKDFQKDILPGLASLARHEIREDINILEGVLRSREYRKIRARMGDGQSWCAPVRSRRSRINYNGRKKL